In the Lepus europaeus isolate LE1 chromosome 18, mLepTim1.pri, whole genome shotgun sequence genome, one interval contains:
- the FLCN gene encoding folliculin isoform X1 — protein MNAIVALCHFCELHGPRTLFCTEVLHAPLPQGAGSGDSPGQGEQAEEEEGGIQMSGRVRAHSPAEGAGAEPGSAGPRKSDMCEGCRSLAAGHPGYISHDKETSIKYVSHQHPNHPQLFSIVRQACVRSLSCEVCPGREGPIFFGDEQHGFVFSHTFFIKDSLARGFQRWYSIIAIMMDRIYLISSWPFLLARVRAIIDELQGKALKVFEAEQFGCPQRAQRMNTAFTPFLHQRHGNAARSLTSLTSDDNLWACLHTSFAWLLKACGSRLTEKLLEGAPTEDTLVQMEKLADLEEESESWDNSEAEEEEKAPVLPGGADGRELTKCPTDSSLLSERGSWQPRKPTGFKSLRHMRQVLGAQSFRMLAWHVLMGNQVIWKSRDVDLVHSAFEVLRTMLPVGCVRIIPYSSQYEEAYRCNFLGLSPQVQVPAHVLSSEFAVVVEVHAAPRSTLLPAGREDEQPLSKYEFVVTSGSPVAADRVGPTILNKIEAALTNQNLSVDVVDQCLVCLKEEWMNKVKVLFKFTKVDSRPKEDTQRLLSVLGAAEEDNVKLLKFWMTGLSKTYKSHLMSTVRSPTASEARS, from the exons ATGAACGCCATCGTCGCCCTGTGTCACTTCTGCGAGCTGCACGGCCCCCGCACACTCTTCTGCACGGAGGTGCTGCACGCCCCGCTTCCCCAGGGGGCCGGGAGCGGGGACAGCCCCGGCCAGGGCGAGCAGGCCGAGGAGGAGGAAGGCGGCATCCAGATGAGCGGCCGCGTCCGTGCCCACAGCCCTgcagagggggctggcgccgagCCGGGCAGTGCGGGGCCCAGGAAGTCGGACATGTGCGAG GGCTGCCGCTCTCTGGCCGCCGGCCACCCGGGCTACATCAGCCACGACAAGGAGACTTCCATCAAGTATGTCAGTCACCAGCACCCCAACCACCCCCAGCTCTTCAGCATCGTCCGCCAGGCCTGTGTCCGCAGCCTGAGCTGCGAG GTCTGCCCCGGCCGTGAAGGTCCCATCTTCTTCGGGGACGAGCAGCACGGCTTCGTGTTCAGCCACACGTTCTTCATCAAGGACAGCCTGGCCCGGGGCTTCCAGCGCTGGTACAGCATCATCGCCATCATGATGGACCGCATCTACCTCATCAGCTCCTGGCCTTTCCTGCTGGCCAGGGTGCGGGCCATCATCGACGAGCTGCAGGGCAAAGCCCTCAAG GTGTTTGAGGCGGAGCAGTTTGGGTGTCCGCAGCGCGCACAGCGGATGAACACGGCCTTCACGCCCTTCCTGCACCAGCGGCACGGCAACGCGGCGCGCTCGCTCACGTCCCTGACCAGCGACGACAACCTGTGGGCCTGCCTGCACACCTCCTTCGCCTG GCTCCTGAAAGCGTGCGGCAGCCGGCTGACGGAGAAGCTGCTGGAAGGCGCGCCGACCGAGGACACCCTGGTGCAGATGGAGAAGCTGGCCG ACCTGGAAGAGGAGTCGGAGAGCTGGGACAACTCggaggccgaggaggaggagaaggcccCCGTGCTGCCCGGGGGCGCCGACGGGCGGGAGCTGACCAAGTGCCCGACAGACTCGTCCTTGCTCTCGGAGCGCGGCAGCTGGCAGCCCCGCAAGCCGACCGGCTTCAAGTCGCTGCGACACATGAGACAG GTGCTGGGCGCCCAGTCCTTCCGCATGCTGGCCTGGCACGTGCTCATGGGGAACCAGGTGATCTGGAAAAGCAGAGACGTGGACCTGGTCCACTCGGCGTTCGAGGTCCTCCGG ACCATGCTGCCGGTGGGCTGCGTGCGCATCATCCCGTACAGCAGCCAGTACGAGGAGGCCTATCGCTGCAACTTCCTGGGGCTCAGCCCGCAGGTGCAGGTCCCCGCCCACGTGCTGTCCTCAG AGTTCGCTGTCGTCGTGGAGGTCCACGCGGCCCCCCGCTCCACCCTCCTCCCGGCCGGCCGCGAGGACGAGCAGCCTCTGAGCAAGTATGAGTTCGTGGTGACCAGCGGGAGCCCCGTGGCCGCGGACCGAG TGGGCCCCACCATCCTGAACAAGATCGAAGCGGCTCTGACCAACCAGAATCTGTCTGTGGACGTGGTGGACCAGTGCCTCGTCTGCCTCAAGGAGGAGTGGATGAA CAAAGTGAAGGTGCTGTTCAAGTTCACCAAGGTGGACAGCCGGCCCAAAGAGGATACGCAGCGGCTCCTGAGCGTGCTGGGCGCGGCCGAGGAGGACAACGTGAAGCTGCTCAAGTTCTGGATGACCGGCCTGAGCAAGACCTACAAGTCGCACCTCATGTCCACCGTCCGCAGCCCCACGGCCTCCGAGGCGCGGAGCTGA
- the FLCN gene encoding folliculin isoform X2, giving the protein MNAIVALCHFCELHGPRTLFCTEVLHAPLPQGAGSGDSPGQGEQAEEEEGGIQMSGRVRAHSPAEGAGAEPGSAGPRKSDMCEVCPGREGPIFFGDEQHGFVFSHTFFIKDSLARGFQRWYSIIAIMMDRIYLISSWPFLLARVRAIIDELQGKALKVFEAEQFGCPQRAQRMNTAFTPFLHQRHGNAARSLTSLTSDDNLWACLHTSFAWLLKACGSRLTEKLLEGAPTEDTLVQMEKLADLEEESESWDNSEAEEEEKAPVLPGGADGRELTKCPTDSSLLSERGSWQPRKPTGFKSLRHMRQVLGAQSFRMLAWHVLMGNQVIWKSRDVDLVHSAFEVLRTMLPVGCVRIIPYSSQYEEAYRCNFLGLSPQVQVPAHVLSSEFAVVVEVHAAPRSTLLPAGREDEQPLSKYEFVVTSGSPVAADRVGPTILNKIEAALTNQNLSVDVVDQCLVCLKEEWMNKVKVLFKFTKVDSRPKEDTQRLLSVLGAAEEDNVKLLKFWMTGLSKTYKSHLMSTVRSPTASEARS; this is encoded by the exons ATGAACGCCATCGTCGCCCTGTGTCACTTCTGCGAGCTGCACGGCCCCCGCACACTCTTCTGCACGGAGGTGCTGCACGCCCCGCTTCCCCAGGGGGCCGGGAGCGGGGACAGCCCCGGCCAGGGCGAGCAGGCCGAGGAGGAGGAAGGCGGCATCCAGATGAGCGGCCGCGTCCGTGCCCACAGCCCTgcagagggggctggcgccgagCCGGGCAGTGCGGGGCCCAGGAAGTCGGACATGTGCGAG GTCTGCCCCGGCCGTGAAGGTCCCATCTTCTTCGGGGACGAGCAGCACGGCTTCGTGTTCAGCCACACGTTCTTCATCAAGGACAGCCTGGCCCGGGGCTTCCAGCGCTGGTACAGCATCATCGCCATCATGATGGACCGCATCTACCTCATCAGCTCCTGGCCTTTCCTGCTGGCCAGGGTGCGGGCCATCATCGACGAGCTGCAGGGCAAAGCCCTCAAG GTGTTTGAGGCGGAGCAGTTTGGGTGTCCGCAGCGCGCACAGCGGATGAACACGGCCTTCACGCCCTTCCTGCACCAGCGGCACGGCAACGCGGCGCGCTCGCTCACGTCCCTGACCAGCGACGACAACCTGTGGGCCTGCCTGCACACCTCCTTCGCCTG GCTCCTGAAAGCGTGCGGCAGCCGGCTGACGGAGAAGCTGCTGGAAGGCGCGCCGACCGAGGACACCCTGGTGCAGATGGAGAAGCTGGCCG ACCTGGAAGAGGAGTCGGAGAGCTGGGACAACTCggaggccgaggaggaggagaaggcccCCGTGCTGCCCGGGGGCGCCGACGGGCGGGAGCTGACCAAGTGCCCGACAGACTCGTCCTTGCTCTCGGAGCGCGGCAGCTGGCAGCCCCGCAAGCCGACCGGCTTCAAGTCGCTGCGACACATGAGACAG GTGCTGGGCGCCCAGTCCTTCCGCATGCTGGCCTGGCACGTGCTCATGGGGAACCAGGTGATCTGGAAAAGCAGAGACGTGGACCTGGTCCACTCGGCGTTCGAGGTCCTCCGG ACCATGCTGCCGGTGGGCTGCGTGCGCATCATCCCGTACAGCAGCCAGTACGAGGAGGCCTATCGCTGCAACTTCCTGGGGCTCAGCCCGCAGGTGCAGGTCCCCGCCCACGTGCTGTCCTCAG AGTTCGCTGTCGTCGTGGAGGTCCACGCGGCCCCCCGCTCCACCCTCCTCCCGGCCGGCCGCGAGGACGAGCAGCCTCTGAGCAAGTATGAGTTCGTGGTGACCAGCGGGAGCCCCGTGGCCGCGGACCGAG TGGGCCCCACCATCCTGAACAAGATCGAAGCGGCTCTGACCAACCAGAATCTGTCTGTGGACGTGGTGGACCAGTGCCTCGTCTGCCTCAAGGAGGAGTGGATGAA CAAAGTGAAGGTGCTGTTCAAGTTCACCAAGGTGGACAGCCGGCCCAAAGAGGATACGCAGCGGCTCCTGAGCGTGCTGGGCGCGGCCGAGGAGGACAACGTGAAGCTGCTCAAGTTCTGGATGACCGGCCTGAGCAAGACCTACAAGTCGCACCTCATGTCCACCGTCCGCAGCCCCACGGCCTCCGAGGCGCGGAGCTGA
- the FLCN gene encoding folliculin isoform X3 produces MNAIVALCHFCELHGPRTLFCTEVLHAPLPQGAGSGDSPGQGEQAEEEEGGIQMSGRVRAHSPAEGAGAEPGSAGPRKSDMCEGCRSLAAGHPGYISHDKETSIKYVSHQHPNHPQLFSIVRQACVRSLSCEVCPGREGPIFFGDEQHGFVFSHTFFIKDSLARGFQRWYSIIAIMMDRIYLISSWPFLLARVRAIIDELQGKALKVFEAEQFGCPQRAQRMNTAFTPFLHQRHGNAARSLTSLTSDDNLWACLHTSFAWLLKACGSRLTEKLLEGAPTEDTLVQMEKLAGAGRPVLPHAGLARAHGEPGDLEKQRRGPGPLGVRGPPEFAVVVEVHAAPRSTLLPAGREDEQPLSKYEFVVTSGSPVAADRVGPTILNKIEAALTNQNLSVDVVDQCLVCLKEEWMNKVKVLFKFTKVDSRPKEDTQRLLSVLGAAEEDNVKLLKFWMTGLSKTYKSHLMSTVRSPTASEARS; encoded by the exons ATGAACGCCATCGTCGCCCTGTGTCACTTCTGCGAGCTGCACGGCCCCCGCACACTCTTCTGCACGGAGGTGCTGCACGCCCCGCTTCCCCAGGGGGCCGGGAGCGGGGACAGCCCCGGCCAGGGCGAGCAGGCCGAGGAGGAGGAAGGCGGCATCCAGATGAGCGGCCGCGTCCGTGCCCACAGCCCTgcagagggggctggcgccgagCCGGGCAGTGCGGGGCCCAGGAAGTCGGACATGTGCGAG GGCTGCCGCTCTCTGGCCGCCGGCCACCCGGGCTACATCAGCCACGACAAGGAGACTTCCATCAAGTATGTCAGTCACCAGCACCCCAACCACCCCCAGCTCTTCAGCATCGTCCGCCAGGCCTGTGTCCGCAGCCTGAGCTGCGAG GTCTGCCCCGGCCGTGAAGGTCCCATCTTCTTCGGGGACGAGCAGCACGGCTTCGTGTTCAGCCACACGTTCTTCATCAAGGACAGCCTGGCCCGGGGCTTCCAGCGCTGGTACAGCATCATCGCCATCATGATGGACCGCATCTACCTCATCAGCTCCTGGCCTTTCCTGCTGGCCAGGGTGCGGGCCATCATCGACGAGCTGCAGGGCAAAGCCCTCAAG GTGTTTGAGGCGGAGCAGTTTGGGTGTCCGCAGCGCGCACAGCGGATGAACACGGCCTTCACGCCCTTCCTGCACCAGCGGCACGGCAACGCGGCGCGCTCGCTCACGTCCCTGACCAGCGACGACAACCTGTGGGCCTGCCTGCACACCTCCTTCGCCTG GCTCCTGAAAGCGTGCGGCAGCCGGCTGACGGAGAAGCTGCTGGAAGGCGCGCCGACCGAGGACACCCTGGTGCAGATGGAGAAGCTGGCCG GTGCTGGGCGCCCAGTCCTTCCGCATGCTGGCCTGGCACGTGCTCATGGGGAACCAGGTGATCTGGAAAAGCAGAGACGTGGACCTGGTCCACTCGGCGTTCGAGGTCCTCCGG AGTTCGCTGTCGTCGTGGAGGTCCACGCGGCCCCCCGCTCCACCCTCCTCCCGGCCGGCCGCGAGGACGAGCAGCCTCTGAGCAAGTATGAGTTCGTGGTGACCAGCGGGAGCCCCGTGGCCGCGGACCGAG TGGGCCCCACCATCCTGAACAAGATCGAAGCGGCTCTGACCAACCAGAATCTGTCTGTGGACGTGGTGGACCAGTGCCTCGTCTGCCTCAAGGAGGAGTGGATGAA CAAAGTGAAGGTGCTGTTCAAGTTCACCAAGGTGGACAGCCGGCCCAAAGAGGATACGCAGCGGCTCCTGAGCGTGCTGGGCGCGGCCGAGGAGGACAACGTGAAGCTGCTCAAGTTCTGGATGACCGGCCTGAGCAAGACCTACAAGTCGCACCTCATGTCCACCGTCCGCAGCCCCACGGCCTCCGAGGCGCGGAGCTGA